One Hypomesus transpacificus isolate Combined female chromosome 6, fHypTra1, whole genome shotgun sequence DNA segment encodes these proteins:
- the leg1.1 gene encoding liver-enriched gene 1, tandem duplicate 1: MRVLLSGLLVLLAACSGPAHSAIITEDDLPILWAEAGSQLSDLPQQDHIVTINPWDYRQRMTLYRLQLAASDQYMGSMGPNTTEGNPLWSLPLQLGWKLRSGRLLDPTSATTCGQESDSMCISGQSWWACVNYYLSVIPFLAAVQKGVIGDGQLQVQIQTPSDAVQDYCTSYTDCSTKFPDLMAKWEAFYQGIKELSIADITDLEKKDQILGLMWAAQQLSLQTASSTCQEKLKHYSYPEKAFAESWLSSADFVAATHFQSTVKRSVVFMTPLPSRVLREGDQAPNIQDLSPEENHTLSIFSWMRSMNSVLGGTLVRMWRSAMCSEKAREQGQTLLQDLTLNPSFALTSIFSILSEMSTNC, encoded by the exons ATGCGTGTGCTGTTGTCaggcctcctcgtcctcctggccGCGTGCTCCGGTCCAGCTCACAGTGCCATCATCACGGAGGACGACCTGCCTATTCTGTGGGCCGAGGCTGGAAGCCAGCTGTCCGACCTCCCCCAGCAGGACCACATCGTCACCATCAACCCCTGGGACTACCGACAGAGGATGACTCTCTACCGGCTCCAGTTGGCTGCCTCTGATCAGTACATGGGCTCCATGGGCCCCAACACCACGGAGGGAAACCCACTCTGGAGTCTGCCTCTGCAGCTGGGGTGGAAGCTGAGGTCAG gtcGTCTGTTGGACCCCACGAGTGCTACAACGTGTGGCCAGGAGAGTGACTCTATGTGCATCTCTGGCCAGAGCTGGTGGGCCT GTGTGAACTACTACCTCTCTGTGATTCCCTTCTTGGCGGCGGTTCAGAAGGGTGTGATTGGAGATGGTCAGCTCCAGGTCCAGATCCAAACACCCAGTGATGCAGTTCAGGACTACTGCACCTCCTACACTGACTGCTCAACCAAGTTCCCTGACCTCATGGCCAAGTGGGAGGCCTTTTACCAG ggtaTAAAGGAACTGAGCATTGCTGACATCACTGACTTGGAGAAGAAAGACCAGATCCTGGGTCTGATGTGGGCCGCTCAGCAGTTATCACTACAGACTGCTTCTAGCACCTGCCAGGAGAA GCTGAAACATTACTCTTACCCAGAGAAAGCCTTTGCTGAGAGCTGGCTCAGCTCAGCCGATTTTGTAGCAGCCACTCACTTCCAGTCCACAGTGAAGCGTTCCGTGGTGTTCATGACGCCACTGCCCAGCCGCGTGCTGAGGGAAGGGGACCAAGCGCCCAACATCCAGGACCTGAGTCCTGAGGAGAACCACACCCTCTCCATCTTCAGCTGGATGAGAAGCATGAACAGTGTGCTCG gTGGGACCTTGGTGCGAATGTGGCGTAGCGCCATGTGTTCAGAGAAGGCCAGAGAGCAGGGCCAGACTTTGCTCCAGGACCTCACCCTCAACCCGTCGTTTGCCCTCACCTCCATCTTTTCCATCCTATCAGAGATGTCCACCAACTGCTGA